In Gimesia sp., the genomic stretch ACATATTACCAGTAAAAGTACCGCTTGGCGAAGACCGACCTTGTGCGATAGAAGCACGTCCTGACGAAAGTACCGTACACGCCTTTCGCTGGGTGCGTGGTTTTTTTCTGAATGCCATTTGCCGAGAGTACGATCTCATCGATAGCATGTGTCGAACTCCGACGGAATTACTTAGACAGTCTTCTACTAAAGATCCTGAGTATCGGTATCTTTTCGTAGATGCTCTCAGAGCATTTTGGACAGGAGAATTGCAAAGTGGCAAAATCGTTCTCTCTGCATTAGAAGCAGCGGACCCAGAGCGGAGTGATGTTCACTCTGCTGATTGGACTTTGCACATTGATGTGCCACTGTTGCAACTGCTTTTCCATGTAAACAGCAACGACGATGATTTTACAGAGCAGTTTCCCAAAGCAGTAGCGCTTTTTCAACAGTATTGGTTATCGAGTGAAGAACGATCTAAGAATTGGGAGAGACTCCTCGCCATCGAATTAACTGGAATTGCAGCACTAGCACATGATCGGCATATGGCACTTCACATCGACTCCGAATGTGTTTCTAACGAGCTTGTGTTCTGTCATAAACGCACATGAAAAGAGTCCTGACCCCTTTATGGTCTCCTTTATGGTCTCCTGGTGTTCGGGATGACTCCCAAACCGCCTGATCTGGCTGAGATAGTGCCTCACAAGGGGCCTGCTGAACTGTACTACGTCATCAAGCATGGCATCAAGATGACAGCGATGCCGGCGTGGCCCAATCTGAAACGCGAAGATGAAATCTGGTCCGTGGTGGCGTTCCTGCAGAAGTATCCGGAGCTCTCGCTGGCTGAGTACGAGCAACTGGTGTGGGGAGAACATAACAAGCAGAGTGGTCAGTCCATCGCTTCCGCAGAGGGAGAAAACCTGCCGGTGCCGCACACCGTGATTGAAGTCTGCGCGGGCTGTCACGGACTGGACGGTCAGGGGCGGGGCCTGGGGGCATTCCCCCGTCTGGCCGGACAGAACGCTGCTTACCTGGAAGAATCGCTCAAGGCCTATCGCGGGGGGAAGCGGCATAGTGGAACGATGCAGATCGTCGCGGGGCCGTTACTGGACGATGAGATTCAGGAAGTCTCCCATTTCTATGCACGGCTGCAGCCTGCCGATCCTGTCGAGCGTACTGAACCAGGACGGAATTCAGCTGATATTTCTCCCGAGGAATGGAATGCGGCCGTGGAACGGGGAGCAAAAATCGCAGCGGAAGGGATTCCTGATCAGGGAGTGGGGGCGTGTGCCGACTGTCACCCGACAACACGTCAGTCGTTTGAGAATTCCTATCCGACATT encodes the following:
- a CDS encoding immunity 49 family protein: MIDESKMHNSPPDYDWSRIEERYADACEDLPYFLDGARSDPKNLSLLISTAMDVACCGTALKVENMLVLQALRLAGQASAAIFFSASSDILPVKVPLGEDRPCAIEARPDESTVHAFRWVRGFFLNAICREYDLIDSMCRTPTELLRQSSTKDPEYRYLFVDALRAFWTGELQSGKIVLSALEAADPERSDVHSADWTLHIDVPLLQLLFHVNSNDDDFTEQFPKAVALFQQYWLSSEERSKNWERLLAIELTGIAALAHDRHMALHIDSECVSNELVFCHKRT
- a CDS encoding c-type cytochrome; protein product: MTPKPPDLAEIVPHKGPAELYYVIKHGIKMTAMPAWPNLKREDEIWSVVAFLQKYPELSLAEYEQLVWGEHNKQSGQSIASAEGENLPVPHTVIEVCAGCHGLDGQGRGLGAFPRLAGQNAAYLEESLKAYRGGKRHSGTMQIVAGPLLDDEIQEVSHFYARLQPADPVERTEPGRNSADISPEEWNAAVERGAKIAAEGIPDQGVGACADCHPTTRQSFENSYPTLIGQTPDSLMRQLELFQQRKRGGTKTANLMHAVVDGLQPEQIQAVSFYYAQLSAQKFRKN